A genomic region of Aspergillus oryzae RIB40 DNA, chromosome 1 contains the following coding sequences:
- a CDS encoding uncharacterized protein (predicted protein) — protein MSPEPATGRLRWSRSIIIKLTKEIRVGCDKRSQIFVVKCLNNSNSPYVPIDQNMVAKIYDPLYHDFSFNDEDPFLGVDYDYTHECAAYMHLSNLQGSVIPRFFGSYTLTINLGENSRHVRLILIEHIDGLSMDRLNPEMFPREERQEIMKQIINGESSLYTKYVLHEDLCPRNIIIQRNTTLGVFIIDLGKSVIGRSQSI, from the coding sequence ATGTCTCCAGAACCCGCCACTGGCAGGCTCCGATGGTCACGCTCTATTATTATCAAGTTGACCAAGGAAATTCGTGTGGGCTGTGATAAAAGATCCCAGATTTTTGTTGTCAAATGCTTGAATAACTCCAACTCTCCTTATGTACCAATTGATCAAAACATGGTCGCCAAAATATATGATCCACTCTATCATGACTTCTCTTTCAACGATGAAGACCCCTTTCTTGGGGTCGATTATGACTACACCCATGAGTGTGCCGCTTATATGCATCTGTCGAACCTGCAGGGCTCAGTTATTCCTAGATTTTTCGGTTCGTACACCTTGACAATAAACTTGGGTGAGAATTCTCGCCATGTTCGATTGATTTTGATCGAGCATATTGATGGTCTCTCCATGGATAGATTGAACCCTGAAATGTTTCCAAGGGAAGAACGTCAAGAGATCATGAAACAAATAATCAATGGAGAATCTTCACTTTACACGAAATATGTCTTGCACGAGGATCTCTGCCCAAGaaatatcatcatccaacgaAACACAACATTGGGGGTATTCATTATTGATCTAGGGAAGTCGGTTATTGGACGATCGCAATCCATCTAA
- a CDS encoding uncharacterized protein (predicted hydrolase (HAD superfamily)) encodes MSKLTNYRLLSFDVYGTLIDWETGVWNAIQPTLASNNAQITRSDFLKLYQELEKSQQTKTPGMPYSQLLSTIHPQIASRLALDPPTAEESNRFGESVGEWPAFPDTVEALKRLSKRYKLVVLSNVDRESFQKTNAGSLQGFPFDLVITAQDVGSYKPNLANFEYMLKAVKEHFGVEAEQVLQTAQSQFHDHHPAKKVGLKSSWIERPGALMGNLEDTVYDWKFDTLGDMADAVEREL; translated from the coding sequence ATGTCCAAGCTCACCAACTACCGCCTCCTCTCCTTCGACGTCTACGGTACCCTAATCGACTGGGAAACCGGCGTCTGGAACGCAATCCAACCAACCCTAGCCTCCAACAACGCGCAAATAACACGATCAGACTTCCTCAAGCTCTATCAAGAGCTCGAAAAATCCCAACAAACCAAGACCCCAGGCATGCCCTATTCACAACTCCTCTCCACAATCCACCCGCAAATCGCCTCTCGCCTGGCCCTTGACCCTCCTACCgcagaagaaagcaaccgCTTCGGTGAATCAGTTGGCGAGTGGCCTGCATTCCCGGATACTGTGGAGGCATTGAAGCGTCTGTCGAAGCGCTACAAACTGGTCGTGCTTTCAAATGTGGACCGGGAGTCGTTCCAGAAGACCAATGCTGGAAGCTTGCAGGGGTTTCCGTTTGATTTGGTTATCACGGCGCAGGATGTGGGGTCGTATAAACCTAATCTGGCTAACTTTGAGTATATGTTGAAAGCTGTTAAGGAACACTTTGGGGTCGAGGCGGAACAGGTGCTTCAGACGGCGCAGAGTCAGTtccatgatcatcatcctgcGAAGAAAGTGGGGCTTAAGTCTTCTTGGATTGAGAGGCCGGGGGCTTTGATGGGGAATTTGGAGGATACGGTTTATGATTGGAAGTTTGATACGCTTGGCGATAtggctgatgctgttgaGAGGGAGTTGTAG